GACGACGTAGTCAACGCCGGCGCCAAATATGTGGACCATGAAGTGGTGCGGGACGGCAACCTGATCACCTCGCGAACTCCGGATGATCTCCCCGCCTTCTGCCGCGAGATTATTGCAGCGCTGAAGTAAAACCGAACAAAATAGAATTCAGTTACCAGAGTGAGAGTGTTGCTGAGAATGAATTTTTGCCCCTGCCGGCTGGGAGCGTTCAAGTTTTTCCCTGTGAGGGCGCGCGGGGTTTAACCAGCTTTTGATACAAATTTTGTTGTCGCTCCATTGCCTTAAGGTAGCGGATGTGCCGTTTAGCATCGGGCTGATGAACGGCGCTTATAAAATCGGGGACTCTTTCCAGATCGGGGACAGCGCCGAGGGATTCCAGGGCTAATAGGGCAGCTCCCCGGCTCGAAGCCTCCTGAACCCCAGAAACAGCCACTGGCCTTCCCAGTACGTCCGTCATGATTTGCAGCCAGGCAGGAGAGTGAAGCAAGGCTCCTCCACTGGCCACGATTTCAGGCTCGGCGGGTAACCTCTGGCGTAACAATCCGAAAACCAGAGCGACGCGGTAAGCCACCGCTTCCAACCCCGCCCGCAGGATGTGCATAGGATTCGTG
This genomic window from Deltaproteobacteria bacterium contains:
- a CDS encoding DJ-1/PfpI family protein, which encodes DDVVNAGAKYVDHEVVRDGNLITSRTPDDLPAFCREIIAALK